In Amphiura filiformis chromosome 1, Afil_fr2py, whole genome shotgun sequence, the following are encoded in one genomic region:
- the LOC140146167 gene encoding uncharacterized protein — translation MASLAELGLIVLSLLLCSLEQGHAGSVDTVGREFVFAFPTPYYPTSRYTSYVPKLYIVLTNPTAATASVDITITSSTATTSLSQRVDNRPANVTISFTDYFGSTYYTGTNDPKTIRLSSTGDISVVAHYSYNQKYSTWYSTGMIILPVPALGTDHFLVSYRPYAGYKSEFTISATGVVTTVYIRGTDGYRNTKVLQPYETFQYKSSHDLTGSRIASDKPISVISGVSSTRIPDGVDYRSYFAVQIPRVDGIGKDYILSPFKDRSSGYIFRVVGTEDNTLITVGLTEKPVELHAGEFLERVTTADNITMITSSKPVYVCQYMKGYASESSYGNAAMVLVPGLEMFPSSSVSFAVSSLPSKSSRSRYSVSITVKCDSKDGLLMDGNVLAHVWDEFSSPDNKFCILRKQVTVEEGYKISHTSPDEPFSVMVYGVGYKVGYAFMAGYNVRNRTPLLVQNTTLEMIPESKGISLVCEDNEMTIYVNKSFVIDGQPSDVHLSDPYCFGRLVRTSNSQQWIRLKTFYTDCGTIIEESVTGSVFKNTLIYKGPKDETVVIGRDATINLNITCAFEDRALASLQVRPELSVIDGSLSGFGNLVNVTFTLKMYHTINYDLAYRREDFPVTVHVGKPIYLEAKASGGDGIQLMVDSCLATHSSNPRTTPNYIFIDDGCPTDETVVYYSDAESATQRFSTIAFTLSDGDNPTAVAYIHCWLIACNSSDSSTRCQRDCSVRQKRKSAMTKEKQSSEHYVVSWGPLIILSESNGHNEEDVTMDTKFQYTPLIVGASFFVIGVVVAAIGVITYLRSKRNRSSKSWYDSREDKYQLLMMEDFHDESYE, via the exons ATGGCATCCCTTGCAGAGTTAGGGTTGATCGTTTTATCTCTTCTTCTCTGCAGCCTTGAACAAG gtCATGCTGGCTCAGTTGATACCGTTGGCCGTGAATTCGTATTTGCTTTTCCGACACCATACTACCCAACTTCTCGCTACACTTCTTATGTACCAAAGCTTTATATAGTTTTAACCAATCCAACAGCCGCAACAGCATCAGTTGATATCACTATAACGTCGAGTACTGCAACAACTTCCCTTTCACAACGAGTAGATAATCGCCCTGCAAACGTCACCATCTCGTTCACAGATTACTTTGGTAGCACTTATTATACGGGTACCAACGATCCTAAAACCATCCGTCTAAGTTCCACGGGGGATATCTCTGTAGTTGCACATTACTCCTATAATCAAAAATACTCAACATGGTATTCTACTGGCATGATAATCTTACCCGTACCTGCACTTGGTACTGACCACTTCTTAGTGTCATACAGGCCTTACGCTGGGTATAAATCGGAATTTACCATTTCGGCAACTGGAGTAGTTACAACGGTATATATCCGTGGGACTGATGGTTACCGTAACACCAAGGTCTTACAACCTTATGAAACATTCCAATATAAAAGTAGTCATGATCTAACTGGGTCACGAATCGCATCAGATAAGCCGATTTCGGTGATATCTGGAGTATCGTCAACCCGGATACCCGATGGAGTAGATTACAGATCTTATTTCGCAGTTCAAATACCACGAGTCGATGGAATCGGAAAGGATTACATTCTTAGCCCTTTCAAAGACCGTTCATCTGGTTACATCTTTCGCGTTGTTGggactgaagataacacattgatTACTGTAGGCCTAACAGAAAAACCCGTTGAGCTTCACGCAGGAGAATTTCTCGAACGTGTTACCACTGCTGACAATATAACGATGATTACTTCCAGCAAGCCCGTATATGTGTGTCAATATATGAAAGGCTATGCCTCTGAGAGCAGCTATGGGAACGCAGCCATGGTATTAGTACCAGGATTGGAGATGTTTCCGTCTTCTAGCGTGAGCTTTGCAGTCTCCTCGTTACCATCAAAATCTTCTCGCTCCAGGTACTCTGTTAGCATTACTGTTAAATGCGATAGTAAGGACGGGTTACTAATGGATGGTAATGTTTTAG CTCATGTGTGGGATGAGTTTTCTAGCCCAGACAACAAATTCTGCATTTTAAGAAAACAAGTTACCGTTGAGGAGGGCTATAAAATATCTCACACATCGCCCGATGAGCCTTTCTCTGTTATGGTGTACGGCGTAGGATACAAGGTGGGCTACGCCTTCATGGCCGGCTATAATGTCCGAAATCGTACGCCACTTCTTGTGCAGAATACTACTCTGGAAATGATACCCGAATCTAAAG GAATATCACTTGTATGTGAGGATAACGAGATGACTATCTATGTTAACAAATCATTCGTCATCGATGGCCAGCCTTCTGATGTTCATCTTAGCGATCCATATTGTTTTGGGAGATTGGTAAGGACAAGCAATTCACAGCAATGGATTCGTCTTAAGACATTCTATACCGATTGCGGCACTATTATTGAG GAGAGTGTAACTGGCTCAGTTTTCAAGAATACCTTAATTTATAAGGGACCAAAAGACGAAACTGTTGTAATTGGGCGAGATGCGACCATTAATCTCAATATCACCTGTGCGTTTGAAGACCGCGCTTTGGCTAGTCTGCAGGTGAGACCAGAGTTGAGTGTCATCGATGGTAGCCTTTCTGGGTTTGGCAATTTGGTCAATGTCACATTTACTCTAAAG ATGTACCATACTATAAATTATGACTTGGCGTACCGACGGGAAGATTTTCCGGTCACAGTTCACGTGGGTAAACCAATCTATTTAGAGGCGAAGGCATCCGGGGGCGATGGTATTCAACTGATGGTTGATAGTTGTCTTGCGACACATTCCAGTAACCCGAGGACTACACCCAATTACATATTCATTGACGACGG ATGTCCTACTGATGAGACAGTGGTATACTACTCCGATGCTGAATCGGCAACACAGCGCTTCTCGACCATTGCCTTTACACTATCAGATGGTGACAATCCAACAGCCGTT GCATACATCCATTGCTGGTTAATAGCATGCAATTCCAGTGATTCATCAACTCGCTGCCAAAGAGATTGTAGTGTACGCCAAAAGCGAAAATCGGCAATGACAAAGGAAAAACAATCTTCCGAACATTATGTCGTCAGCTGGGGACCACTCATTATATTATCTGAATCAAACGGACACAACGAAGAAG ATGTAACAATGGACACCAAGTTTCAGTACACACCGTTGATAGTGGGAGCAAGTTTCTTCGTCATTGGAGTCGTAGTCGCTGCAATTGGTGTAATTACGTATTTACGTAGCAAACGAAATCGCTCATCAAAATCGTGGTATGATTCCCGTGAAGACAAATACCAGCTGCTTATGATGGAAGACTTTCATGATGAATCTTATGAATGA
- the LOC140146175 gene encoding uncharacterized protein: MAYKQRIYRFVAVLALCVQLLERGYAEKIDSLGRKFMFAMPTPYKPTSVTGIYRPTFHILISTPSSRAITGTVNTPGVAWGQSFTVTLARSSNISIPATDYLGYSFSETPRAITIETIGNVAVHVFYSYSNFISEWLVGSTNVMPVDSLGSKYYVASFAPYSSRKSEFTVTAIDDETVVEIETRNGQRYRKVLAPSGTYQLQSDADLTGTVITADKPVSVMSGSGCSKVPSTKDRCNYLVVHLTDVGSAGLNFVISPFKDRTTGYIFRVLATEDNTQLRFGANNNTFEIHAGQFYESDVSDDTVSYISSSAPVLVFKYGKGGDSSNTEGDPIMVIVPAVSHFIPDVTFPVAYLPTRAASKYSLSITIGCSLSDGLLLDGRPLETPLDVLTSPVTSPVSYCIVRIPITEIGIHSVSHTSFALFTVEIHAISYKIGYVYQAGYNIKNRMATSAKVVPNDIPQYLGDDGLGLLCGSNQMTVFVNKSLLTDGEARDVHFTDPTCFGRTVMNDTIIYIIASYTECGTVLAEGDKLSQYQNRLIYEGPRNPGPIMRDPIFNIPVTCSQNNLVLVSLAIAPQSTNINKTLDGDEQLVNITYAFQMFHSKQYNKAYTEEEFPVTVQLDQSLYFEASVMGTPNLKMMTHQCLATASSDPMETPNYIFIDDGCPSDNTVLFYQTNNDVRQRFSIQTFVFLQNKNEALDKAYIHCWLLACNNDSSSRCTPDCSAPDRGQRDTVQQTNQNLRTSEHVYIRQGPIILGQDRGDSSSVRSRMASAVGGTLAVLGIGLLIILLVFFLIKVKQRRGNFSLIGAAKTEDTIQLIDMSPK, from the exons ATGGCATACAAACAAAGAATTTACCGATTTGTGGCAGTACTTGCATTATGTGTACAGCTATTGGAAAGAG GTTACGCCGAAAAGATAGATTCTCTGGGTAGGAAGTTTATGTTTGCCATGCCAACCCCTTACAAACCCACTTCTGTTACTGGCATTTACAGACCAACATTCCACATATTGATATCGACGCCTTCATCCCGCGCTATAACTGGAACAGTAAATACCCCCGGAGTTGCATGGGGACAATCCTTCACGGTAACTTTGGCACGTTCAAGCAATATTTCCATCCCCGCGACAGATTATCTAGGATACAGCTTTTCTGAAACACCCAGGGCTATCACAATTGAAACGATCGGAAATGTGGCGGTCCATGTGTTTTATTCGTACAGTAACTTCATATCGGAATGGTTGGTAGGTAGCACAAATGTCATGCCAGTAGACTCACTTGGTAGTAAATACTACGTAGCGTCATTCGCGCCCTATTCTAGCCGTAAATCGGAGTTTACCGTCACAGCGATTGATGACGAAACAGTTGTTGAAATAGAGACCAGAAATGGACAACGTTATCGCAAAGTTCTTGCCCCTTCGGGTACGTATCAATTACAGAGCGATGCCGATCTCACCGGAACTGTCATAACTGCCGATAAACCCGTTTCTGTCATGTCTGGTAGCGGTTGCTCCAAAGTGCCATCTACTAAAGATCGATGTAATTACTTGGTAGTTCATCTTACGGACGTTGGAAGCGCAGGACTTAATTTTGTTATCAGTCCGTTTAAGGATCGTACAACAGGTTACATATTTCGCGTGCTAGCAACGGAAGACAATACTCAGTTAAGATTTGGTGCTAATAATAACACATTTGAAATACATGCTGGTCAGTTCTACGAGTCAGACGTTTCAGATGACACGGTTTCGTATATCTCGTCATCCGCACCTGTTCTAGTGTTCAAGTACGGTAAAGGTGGTGATAGCTCCAATACAGAGGGTGACCCTATAATGGTTATTGTTCCAGCAGTGAGTCATTTTATCCCCGATGTGACGTTTCCAGTGGCGTATCTGCCGACTAGAGCAGCCTCAAAGTACTCTCTCAGCATCACCATAGGGTGTTCTCTTAGTGATGGACTACTCTTGGACGGAAGACCTTTAG AAACTCCGTTGGACGTGCTAACAAGTCCAGTAACAAGCCCAGTAAGCTATTGTATAGTACGAATTCCAATAACTGAGATTGGCATCCACTCGGTCTCTCATACGTCTTTTGCTTTGTTTACCGTGGAGATACATGCTATTTCATACAAGATTGGATACGTATATCAAGCAGGCTACAATATCAAAAATAGGATGGCAACATCTGCGAAAGTGGTCCCAAACGACATCCCGCAATATCTTGGTGACGACG GTTTAGGGCTATTGTGCGGATCCAATCAGATGACAGTATTTGTCAATAAATCACTGCTAACCGACGGTGAAGCTAGGGATGTTCATTTTACTGATCCAACGTGTTTCGGACGCACCGTCATGAACGACACCATTATTTACATAATAGCATCGTACACGGAATGTGGTACTGTTCTTGCG GAAGGGGATAAATTATCACAATACCAAAATCGTTTGATTTACGAAGGGCCACGAAATCCAGGACCAATCATGCGAGATCCGATCTTCAACATCCCAGTGACATGTTCTCAAAACAATCTGGTACTAGTTAGTTTAGCTATTGCACCGCAGTCAACGAACATCAACAAGACATTGGATGGTGACGAACAGTTAGTCAACATTACTTACGCGTTTCAG ATGTTTCACAGCAAACAGTACAACAAAGCTTACACTGAGGAAGAATTCCCTGTAACCGTACAACTTGACCAATCACTCTATTTTGAGGCGTCAGTGATGGGTACGCCAAACCTGAAGATGATGACCCATCAATGCCTGGCGACTGCATCCAGTGATCCAATGGAGACGCCAAACTACATTTTTATAGATGATGG ATGCCCATCGGACAACACGGTGTTATTTTATCAGACTAACAATGACGTAAGGCAACGGTTTTCTATACAAACGTTTGTATTCCTTCAGAATAAAAACGAAGCCCTTGACAAG gcctatatacattgcTGGCTGCTAGCTTGTAACAACGACTCTTCATCGAGGTGTACCCCTGACTGTTCCGCACCAGATCGAGGACAACGCGACACTGTGCAACAAACAAACCAGAATCTGAGGACGTCTGAACATGTTTACATAAGACAAGGACCCATCATATTAGGACAAGATCGCGGGG ATTCTTCCAGCGTACGATCTCGAATGGCATCTGCAGTGGGAGGTACACTGGCTGTTCTTGGCATCGGGCTTCTCATCATACTTCTTGTGTTCTTTTTAATCAAAGTTAAGCAACGACGAGGGAACTTTTCGCTAATCGGAGCAGCCAAAACTGAGGACA